The following are encoded together in the Pseudomonas maumuensis genome:
- the fliQ gene encoding flagellar biosynthesis protein FliQ codes for MTPEVAVDLFRDALWLTTLMVAVLVVPSLLIGLVVAMFQAATQINEQTLSFLPRLLVMLITLIVAGPWLVQKFMEYFIGLYTSIPQLIG; via the coding sequence ATGACACCTGAAGTCGCAGTCGACCTGTTCCGTGACGCGTTGTGGCTGACCACCCTGATGGTCGCCGTGCTGGTGGTGCCGAGCCTGCTGATCGGCCTGGTGGTGGCGATGTTCCAGGCGGCCACGCAGATCAACGAACAGACCCTGAGCTTCCTGCCGCGCTTGCTGGTGATGCTGATCACCTTGATCGTCGCCGGGCCCTGGCTGGTGCAGAAGTTCATGGAGTACTTCATCGGTCTGTACACCAGCATTCCGCAACTGATCGGTTGA
- the fliR gene encoding flagellar biosynthetic protein FliR yields MLELTDTQIGTWVATFILPLFRVAAVLMTMPIFGTKMLPARVRLYAAVAITVVIVPGLPPLPEIDPLSLRGMLLCAEQIIVGALFGFSLQLLFQAFVIAGQIVAVQMGMAFASMVDPANGVNVTVISQFMTMLVSVLFLLMNGHLVVFEVLTESFTTLPVGNALVVNHFWEMAGRLSWVLGAALLLILPAIAALLVVNIAFGVMTRAAPQLNIFSIGFPLTLVLGMGIFWVGLADILPHYQALASEALQWLRELARAR; encoded by the coding sequence ATGCTGGAGTTGACCGACACGCAGATCGGCACCTGGGTCGCCACCTTCATCCTGCCGCTGTTCCGAGTAGCGGCGGTGCTGATGACCATGCCGATCTTCGGCACCAAGATGCTGCCGGCGCGGGTGCGCCTGTACGCCGCCGTGGCGATTACCGTGGTCATCGTGCCGGGCCTGCCGCCGCTTCCCGAGATCGATCCTTTGAGTCTGCGAGGCATGCTGCTGTGTGCCGAGCAGATCATCGTCGGGGCGTTGTTCGGGTTTTCCCTGCAGCTGTTGTTCCAGGCGTTCGTCATTGCCGGGCAGATCGTCGCCGTGCAGATGGGCATGGCCTTCGCGTCCATGGTCGACCCGGCCAACGGGGTCAACGTCACGGTGATCAGCCAGTTCATGACCATGTTGGTGAGCGTGCTGTTCCTGTTGATGAACGGCCACCTGGTGGTATTCGAGGTGTTGACCGAGAGCTTTACCACGCTGCCGGTGGGCAACGCCTTGGTGGTCAATCATTTCTGGGAGATGGCCGGGCGCCTGAGTTGGGTGCTGGGCGCCGCGCTGCTGTTGATCCTGCCGGCGATCGCTGCCTTGCTGGTGGTCAACATCGCCTTTGGCGTGATGACCCGCGCTGCGCCGCAGTTGAACATCTTTTCCATCGGTTTCCCGTTGACCCTGGTGTTGGGCATGGGGATTTTCTGGGTCGGCCTGGCCGACATCCTTCCGCATTACCAGGCACTGGCCAGCGAAGCGCTGCAGTGGCTGCGTGAGCTGGCACGGGCGCGCTGA
- the flhB gene encoding flagellar biosynthesis protein FlhB, translating into MAESESGQDKTEEPTEKRKRDSREKGEVARSKELNTVAVTLAGAGGLLAFGGYLAETLMTLMRMNFSLTREVIVDERSMGAFLLASGKMAIWSVQPILILLFVISFVAPIALGGFLFSGSLLQPKFSRMNPLSGIKRMFSMNALTELLKAVAKFVMILMVALLVLASDREALLAIANEPLEQAIIHAVQVVGWSALWMAAGLLLIAGLDVPFQLFQTNKKMKMTKQEVKDEYKDSEGKPEVKQRIRQLQREMSQRRMMAAVPDADVIITNPTHYAVALQYDPEKGGSAPLLLAKGTDFMALKIREIGVEHKVQILESPALARAIYYSTEIEQEIPAGLYLAVAQVLAYVFQIRQYRAGRGKAPEPLKKDLPIPEDLRRDN; encoded by the coding sequence ATGGCAGAGAGCGAAAGCGGTCAGGACAAGACAGAGGAACCCACCGAGAAGCGCAAGCGCGACTCACGTGAGAAAGGTGAGGTTGCCCGCTCCAAGGAGCTGAACACCGTCGCGGTGACCCTGGCGGGCGCCGGTGGCCTGCTGGCATTCGGCGGTTATCTGGCGGAAACGCTGATGACCTTGATGCGCATGAACTTCAGCCTGACCCGCGAGGTGATCGTCGATGAACGCAGCATGGGCGCGTTCCTGCTGGCCTCGGGCAAGATGGCGATCTGGTCGGTGCAGCCGATCCTGATTTTGCTGTTCGTGATTTCCTTCGTTGCGCCGATCGCCCTGGGTGGCTTCCTGTTCTCCGGGAGCCTGCTGCAGCCGAAGTTCAGCCGGATGAACCCATTGTCGGGGATCAAGCGCATGTTCTCGATGAACGCGCTGACCGAGCTGCTCAAGGCGGTGGCCAAGTTCGTCATGATCCTGATGGTGGCGTTGCTGGTACTGGCCAGTGACCGCGAGGCGCTGCTGGCCATCGCCAACGAGCCGCTGGAGCAGGCGATCATCCATGCGGTGCAGGTGGTGGGCTGGAGCGCCTTGTGGATGGCGGCGGGGCTGTTGCTGATTGCCGGGCTCGATGTGCCGTTCCAGCTGTTCCAGACGAACAAGAAGATGAAGATGACCAAGCAGGAGGTCAAGGACGAGTACAAGGACAGTGAAGGCAAGCCCGAGGTCAAGCAGCGGATCCGGCAGTTGCAGCGGGAGATGTCGCAGCGGCGGATGATGGCGGCGGTGCCGGATGCCGATGTGATCATCACCAACCCGACCCATTACGCGGTGGCGTTGCAGTATGACCCCGAGAAGGGCGGGTCGGCGCCGTTGCTGCTGGCCAAGGGAACAGACTTCATGGCCTTGAAGATCCGTGAGATCGGGGTTGAGCACAAGGTGCAGATACTCGAGTCGCCGGCCCTGGCGCGGGCCATCTACTACTCGACCGAGATCGAGCAGGAGATTCCGGCGGGGCTGTACCTGGCGGTGGCGCAGGT